Proteins from one Prosthecobacter sp. genomic window:
- a CDS encoding response regulator transcription factor — translation MRLLVVEDEIKVARFIERGLREEGFVVETASDGESGLQKARGGSFDLVILDVMLPERDGFSVLRELRASGMPARVLMLTARDGVGDRVHGLDLGADDYLVKPFAFAELLARVRALLRRGVSEEPALLRAADLQVDLRARRVTRGGQLVVLSAKEFGVLAHLLRRAGNVVTRAELAEQVWEDLPNTPSNVIEVTVYHLREKVDRGFSPALIQTVRGAGYLLQES, via the coding sequence ATGCGTCTCCTTGTCGTCGAAGATGAAATCAAGGTGGCCCGCTTCATTGAGCGCGGACTGCGGGAGGAGGGTTTTGTCGTTGAAACGGCCTCAGATGGTGAATCAGGCCTTCAGAAGGCCCGAGGCGGCAGTTTTGATCTGGTCATTCTCGATGTGATGCTGCCGGAACGCGATGGCTTCTCCGTGCTGCGCGAGCTGCGTGCCTCCGGCATGCCCGCCCGCGTGCTGATGCTCACCGCACGCGATGGCGTGGGTGACCGCGTGCACGGGCTGGATCTCGGCGCGGATGATTATCTCGTGAAGCCCTTCGCTTTCGCCGAATTGCTTGCCCGCGTGCGCGCGTTGCTGCGCCGTGGAGTTTCGGAGGAGCCGGCGCTGCTTCGCGCGGCGGATTTGCAGGTGGATTTGCGGGCGCGTCGTGTCACACGCGGCGGCCAGCTCGTGGTGCTCTCGGCCAAGGAGTTCGGCGTGCTGGCGCATCTGCTCCGCCGCGCTGGAAACGTGGTGACACGCGCTGAGCTGGCGGAGCAGGTATGGGAAGACCTGCCAAACACACCGAGCAATGTGATCGAGGTCACGGTTTACCATCTGCGTGAGAAGGTTGATCGTGGTTTCTCGCCAGCGCTGATTCAAACCGTGCGTGGCGCGGGCTACCTGCTGCAAGAGTCATGA